A genome region from Blautia coccoides includes the following:
- a CDS encoding 3-deoxy-7-phosphoheptulonate synthase, giving the protein MSFKFVKQLPSPDEIKAQAPVSEELKQIKAKRDKMICDVITGASDKFLVIVGPCSADNEDSVCDYTNRLAQLQDKVEDRLVLVPRIYTNKPRTTGEGYKGMLHQPDPEAKPDVLAGILAIRHMHIRSLQETGLSSADEMLYPDNYHYLSDLLSYVAIGARSVENQEHRLMVSGLDVPVGMKNPTSGDFSVMLNSVVAAQQGHDFISRGWEVKTEGNPLTHTILRGAVNKHGNTLPNYHYEDLQLLLEMYNDRDLENPAVIIDANHANSGKKYEQQVRIVKEVLHSRLVSRDIRHLVKGVMIESYLVSGCQKIGPDHIYGKSITDPCLGWEETEKLLYTIAELC; this is encoded by the coding sequence ATGAGCTTCAAATTCGTAAAACAGCTTCCCTCTCCGGACGAGATCAAAGCGCAGGCACCTGTGTCCGAAGAGTTGAAACAGATAAAAGCTAAAAGAGATAAAATGATCTGCGATGTCATCACCGGTGCTTCTGACAAGTTTCTTGTCATCGTCGGCCCCTGTTCCGCAGACAATGAAGATTCTGTATGTGATTACACCAACCGCCTTGCCCAACTTCAGGACAAAGTGGAGGACCGCCTGGTGCTGGTTCCCCGTATCTATACCAACAAACCGCGTACCACCGGTGAGGGTTACAAAGGCATGCTCCATCAGCCTGACCCGGAGGCAAAACCAGATGTACTGGCAGGTATTCTGGCGATCCGCCATATGCATATCCGTTCTCTGCAGGAGACGGGCCTTAGTTCCGCGGACGAGATGCTCTACCCGGATAATTATCACTACCTGTCCGATCTGCTCTCCTACGTGGCCATCGGCGCCCGCTCCGTGGAAAATCAGGAACACCGCCTCATGGTAAGCGGACTGGATGTTCCCGTTGGCATGAAAAATCCCACCAGCGGTGATTTTTCCGTTATGCTCAACTCCGTAGTAGCAGCCCAGCAGGGACACGATTTCATCTCCAGAGGATGGGAGGTCAAAACAGAGGGGAATCCTCTTACCCACACTATCCTGCGCGGTGCGGTAAACAAGCACGGCAACACACTGCCCAACTACCATTACGAAGATCTGCAGCTTCTCCTGGAAATGTACAATGACCGGGATCTGGAAAACCCGGCTGTTATCATTGATGCCAATCATGCAAACTCCGGCAAAAAATATGAGCAGCAGGTCAGAATCGTAAAAGAGGTGCTGCACAGCCGTCTGGTCTCCCGTGATATCCGCCACCTGGTGAAAGGTGTCATGATCGAAAGCTATCTGGTCTCCGGCTGCCAGAAAATCGGTCCAGACCATATCTACGGAAAATCCATCACAGACCCATGTCTTGGCTGGGAAGAGACTGAGAAGCTCCTCTACACCATTGCAGAACTGTGTTAA
- the xerD gene encoding site-specific tyrosine recombinase XerD: MKCEIEEFIAYLHNTKGTSKNTEVSYERDLRKMEQFLRSEGVDRVQDVTATTLNSYEMYLERERFAASTISRSIASMRAFFQYCCQHGLLSENPADILKAPKIEKKMPGILTVEEVDLLLNQPKENTAKGVRDKAMLELLYATGIRVSELIGLKLENINLKLGYITCEASEKERVIPFGSAAKKAVREYLEQAREELLNHKESDCLFVNCSGKPMSRQGFWKVLKTYAASAGIQQDITPHTLRHSFAAHLVQNGADLKSVQEMLGHSDISTTQIYLNMNVNKIRDVYLKAHPRK; this comes from the coding sequence ATGAAGTGCGAGATTGAAGAGTTTATAGCCTATTTACATAACACCAAAGGCACTTCCAAAAATACAGAAGTATCCTATGAGCGGGATTTGCGAAAGATGGAACAGTTTCTGCGGAGTGAAGGAGTGGACAGAGTTCAGGATGTGACTGCCACGACTCTGAATTCTTATGAGATGTATCTGGAGCGGGAGCGATTTGCTGCCTCCACCATTTCCAGGAGTATTGCGTCTATGCGTGCTTTTTTTCAATATTGCTGTCAGCATGGGCTGCTTTCGGAGAACCCGGCAGACATATTGAAGGCGCCTAAGATCGAGAAAAAGATGCCTGGGATTCTTACTGTAGAAGAAGTCGATTTGCTGTTGAACCAGCCTAAAGAAAATACAGCCAAGGGGGTCCGGGATAAAGCCATGTTGGAGCTTTTATATGCAACAGGTATCCGGGTGAGTGAGCTTATTGGATTGAAACTGGAAAATATTAATTTAAAATTGGGATATATCACCTGTGAAGCCAGCGAAAAGGAAAGGGTAATACCTTTTGGGAGCGCGGCGAAAAAGGCGGTGAGAGAGTATCTGGAGCAGGCAAGGGAGGAGCTTTTAAACCATAAAGAAAGCGACTGCCTGTTTGTTAATTGTTCCGGAAAACCTATGAGCCGACAGGGTTTTTGGAAGGTTTTGAAGACCTATGCCGCATCTGCCGGAATCCAGCAGGACATAACACCGCATACGCTGCGGCATTCTTTTGCGGCCCATCTGGTACAGAACGGTGCGGATCTGAAGAGTGTACAAGAGATGCTGGGACATTCCGATATCTCTACAACCCAGATTTATTTGAATATGAATGTGAATAAGATCAGAGATGTGTATTTGAAAGCGCATCCAAGAAAATAG
- a CDS encoding stage II sporulation protein M — protein MKKYLNVFFLLYLGGFLAGVLCSNFLRNYAGYQTSLLGVYLADRAAGSISGSGIFLRLFEKRGVWFLLYMVSGVTPFGIPLVLGGLLWLGFLGGNLMTVFLMEYGIRGIGAALACFFPQGLFYVPSVLLFFFFIVQMSQKYWGKGIRVKADYRAYLFFMTGIGILFLLALFMESYVNQNVLSFVIERFL, from the coding sequence ATGAAAAAATATTTGAATGTGTTTTTCCTTCTGTATTTGGGAGGATTTTTAGCGGGGGTGCTGTGTAGTAATTTTTTGCGGAATTATGCAGGGTATCAGACCAGTTTGCTTGGGGTTTATCTGGCAGACAGGGCGGCGGGCAGTATTTCGGGCAGCGGGATTTTTTTGCGGCTGTTTGAAAAAAGAGGAGTTTGGTTTCTGCTGTATATGGTAAGCGGGGTTACACCTTTCGGTATTCCTTTGGTGCTGGGGGGACTGCTGTGGCTGGGCTTTTTGGGCGGAAATCTTATGACAGTTTTTTTGATGGAGTATGGGATTCGGGGGATTGGCGCGGCGCTCGCCTGCTTTTTTCCACAGGGGCTTTTTTATGTGCCCTCTGTACTGTTGTTTTTTTTCTTTATTGTGCAGATGAGCCAGAAGTATTGGGGGAAGGGAATCCGGGTGAAAGCAGATTACAGAGCATATCTGTTTTTTATGACGGGAATTGGTATATTATTCCTGCTTGCCCTTTTTATGGAAAGTTATGTCAACCAAAATGTGCTGAGCTTTGTGATTGAGAGGTTTTTATGA
- the rny gene encoding ribonuclease Y — protein sequence MAIYVIVAIVAVVITLLIAVPVTANISVKKKTEKDAETIGTAEVKARSIIDEALKTAETKKREALLEAKEENLRTKNELEKETKERRAELQKYEKRVLSREEAVDKKADALEKREADYTAKETELKKKEKKVDELHDQRVQELERISGLTSEQAKDYLLKTVEDEVKIDTAKLYKELESKAKEEADKKAKEYVVTAIQKCAADHVSEATISVVQLPSDEMKGRIIGREGRNIRTLETLTGVDLIIDDTPEAVVLSGFDPIRREVARIALEKLIVDGRIHPARIEEMVEKAQKEVETMMREEGESAALEVGVHGIHPELIRLLGRMKFRSSYGQNALKHSIEVAQLAGLLAGEVGTDIRMAKRAGLLHDIGKSIDHEVEGSHIQIGADLCRKYKESQVVINAVESHHGDTEPTSLVACIVQAADAISAARPGARRETLETYTNRLKQLEDITNSFKGVDKSFAIQAGREIRVMVVPEHVTDSDMVLLARNISKQIEAELEYPGQIKVNVIRESRVVDYAK from the coding sequence GTGGCAATCTATGTAATAGTTGCAATTGTTGCTGTGGTAATCACGCTGCTGATTGCGGTTCCTGTTACAGCCAACATTTCAGTTAAGAAAAAAACTGAAAAAGACGCTGAAACTATCGGAACAGCAGAAGTAAAAGCAAGAAGCATTATAGATGAAGCATTGAAAACTGCGGAAACGAAGAAGCGAGAAGCTCTCTTAGAAGCAAAAGAAGAAAATCTCCGTACGAAAAACGAGTTGGAGAAAGAGACAAAAGAGAGACGTGCAGAACTTCAGAAGTATGAGAAGCGTGTTTTATCCAGAGAAGAAGCAGTGGACAAGAAGGCCGATGCCCTGGAAAAACGAGAAGCAGATTATACAGCAAAAGAAACTGAGCTTAAAAAGAAAGAAAAGAAAGTCGATGAATTACATGACCAGAGAGTACAAGAGCTGGAAAGAATTTCCGGTCTTACCTCCGAACAAGCAAAAGATTATTTGTTAAAAACTGTTGAGGACGAAGTAAAAATTGACACTGCGAAGCTCTACAAGGAATTGGAGAGCAAAGCAAAAGAGGAAGCCGATAAGAAGGCCAAGGAATATGTGGTGACAGCCATTCAGAAATGTGCGGCAGACCATGTATCGGAAGCTACAATTTCCGTTGTACAGCTTCCAAGCGATGAAATGAAAGGCCGTATTATCGGTAGGGAAGGACGCAATATCCGAACTTTGGAAACACTTACGGGTGTGGATCTCATTATTGATGATACCCCGGAAGCAGTCGTATTGTCCGGTTTCGATCCGATCCGGCGTGAAGTAGCACGTATAGCGCTGGAAAAACTGATTGTGGACGGAAGAATTCATCCGGCCAGAATCGAAGAGATGGTGGAAAAGGCACAAAAAGAAGTAGAGACCATGATGAGAGAAGAAGGTGAATCCGCTGCCCTGGAAGTTGGCGTACACGGTATTCATCCGGAATTGATCCGTCTGCTGGGACGTATGAAATTCCGCTCCAGCTACGGCCAGAATGCATTAAAGCATTCTATTGAGGTGGCACAGCTTGCCGGCCTTTTGGCGGGTGAAGTTGGGACAGACATTCGCATGGCAAAACGTGCAGGTCTGTTACATGACATCGGAAAATCCATCGATCATGAAGTGGAAGGTTCCCATATTCAGATTGGTGCTGACTTATGTAGAAAATATAAAGAGTCCCAGGTGGTTATCAACGCCGTGGAATCCCATCATGGGGACACGGAACCCACATCACTGGTGGCTTGTATTGTACAGGCTGCTGATGCGATCAGCGCAGCGAGACCTGGTGCTAGAAGAGAAACTTTAGAAACATATACCAACAGATTAAAACAATTAGAAGACATAACAAACTCTTTCAAAGGAGTGGACAAATCTTTTGCTATTCAGGCAGGTAGGGAGATTCGAGTGATGGTAGTGCCGGAACATGTAACGGATTCCGATATGGTGCTGCTGGCACGGAATATTTCAAAACAGATTGAAGCTGAACTGGAGTATCCGGGACAGATTAAGGTTAATGTAATTCGGGAGAGCCGTGTTGTAGATTACGCAAAATAG
- a CDS encoding regulatory protein RecX has translation MLVTKIQAVTKQKYRIELDGQPAFVVYKGELSRYGIKEGHELSGTVYEELVGQVLTKRAKLRAMHLLESMDRTRAELEKKLQSSEYPREAVDAALEYVTSFGYLDDKRYARHYVEYKKQGRGKARLKMELAQKGVDRSIIEEVLEEADLDDCRDTIRELVRKKRRGDGPMDDKERQRIYGFLMRKGFSSSDILSVLKEKEDFC, from the coding sequence ATGCTTGTCACTAAAATACAGGCTGTAACAAAACAAAAATACAGAATTGAACTTGACGGACAGCCCGCCTTTGTTGTGTACAAAGGCGAGCTGTCTCGCTATGGAATAAAAGAAGGTCATGAACTCTCAGGGACGGTTTATGAGGAGCTTGTGGGACAGGTGCTCACAAAACGAGCCAAGCTGCGGGCCATGCATCTTTTGGAGAGTATGGACCGGACCAGGGCAGAACTGGAGAAAAAGCTTCAGTCAAGTGAGTATCCAAGAGAGGCTGTTGACGCGGCGCTGGAGTATGTAACGTCCTTTGGGTATCTGGATGACAAAAGATATGCCCGGCACTATGTGGAATATAAAAAGCAGGGCAGAGGAAAAGCAAGACTGAAGATGGAACTGGCTCAAAAAGGTGTGGACAGAAGCATTATAGAGGAAGTTCTGGAGGAAGCCGATCTGGACGACTGCAGGGATACGATCCGGGAATTGGTGAGGAAAAAAAGAAGGGGTGACGGCCCCATGGATGACAAGGAACGGCAGAGGATTTACGGCTTCTTAATGAGAAAAGGTTTTTCCTCCTCTGATATTTTGTCCGTATTAAAAGAAAAAGAGGATTTTTGCTGA
- the recA gene encoding recombinase RecA: protein MVKEDKLKALDAALGQIEKQFGKGSVMKLGDSSVHMNVETVPTGSLSLDIALGLGGIPKGRIVEVYGPESSGKTTVALHMVAEVQKRGGIAGFIDAEHALDPAYARNIGVDVDNLYISQPDNGEQALEITETMVRSGAVDIVIVDSVAALVPRAEIEGDMGDAHVGLQARLMSQALRKLTAVISKSNCIVIFINQLREKVGVMFGNPETTTGGRALKFYSSIRLDVRRIEALKQGGEIVGNRTRIKVVKNKIAPPFKEAEFDIMFGQGISKAGDILDLAASLGIINKSGAWYAYKDGKIGQGRENAKQYLNENPEIADEVEAKVREHYGLLEGKTEEESSKDIKEKKADDKAAAAKASDAKAQDMKAPEMKAAEIPGAQRAKKENEEV, encoded by the coding sequence ATGGTCAAAGAAGATAAATTGAAAGCCCTGGACGCGGCTCTGGGACAGATCGAGAAGCAGTTTGGAAAAGGTTCTGTTATGAAACTGGGCGATTCATCCGTACATATGAATGTGGAGACTGTGCCGACAGGTTCTCTGAGTCTTGATATAGCGTTAGGCCTGGGCGGAATTCCCAAGGGAAGGATCGTAGAGGTTTATGGACCGGAATCCAGTGGTAAGACCACCGTGGCACTGCACATGGTGGCTGAAGTACAGAAGAGAGGTGGAATTGCCGGTTTTATTGATGCAGAGCATGCCCTGGATCCTGCGTATGCCAGAAATATCGGCGTGGATGTAGACAACCTCTATATTTCACAGCCGGATAATGGAGAACAGGCCCTGGAGATCACAGAGACGATGGTGCGTTCCGGTGCCGTGGACATTGTGATTGTGGACTCTGTTGCTGCTCTGGTACCAAGAGCTGAGATAGAGGGGGATATGGGCGATGCCCATGTAGGCCTGCAGGCACGTCTTATGTCCCAGGCGCTCCGTAAGCTGACGGCTGTTATCAGTAAATCCAACTGTATTGTTATCTTTATCAATCAGCTCCGTGAGAAAGTCGGCGTAATGTTCGGTAATCCGGAGACCACTACAGGCGGACGTGCCCTGAAATTCTATTCCTCCATCCGTTTGGATGTCAGAAGGATCGAGGCTCTGAAGCAGGGCGGTGAGATCGTGGGCAACCGTACCAGGATCAAAGTGGTTAAGAATAAGATCGCACCTCCTTTTAAGGAGGCTGAATTTGATATTATGTTCGGTCAGGGAATCTCAAAAGCAGGAGATATTCTGGATCTGGCTGCCAGTCTGGGAATCATAAATAAGAGCGGTGCCTGGTATGCCTATAAGGATGGAAAGATTGGCCAGGGACGTGAGAATGCAAAGCAGTATTTAAATGAAAACCCGGAAATAGCAGATGAAGTGGAAGCAAAAGTCCGGGAACATTACGGACTTCTGGAGGGAAAGACGGAAGAAGAGAGCAGTAAAGATATAAAAGAAAAAAAAGCTGATGACAAAGCCGCTGCAGCAAAAGCTTCTGATGCGAAAGCCCAGGATATGAAAGCACCGGAAATGAAGGCAGCAGAGATACCTGGCGCCCAGCGTGCAAAAAAAGAAAATGAGGAAGTATAA
- a CDS encoding spore coat protein — MTDKTMVADTLVGINGDLAHFGQMIPQTENAQLKQTLKQMRNQSEMSQEEIYQIARAKSYYVPAAKATPEEVSHVKNVLTQLSAQ, encoded by the coding sequence ATGACAGATAAGACAATGGTAGCAGATACTCTGGTTGGTATCAATGGAGATTTGGCACACTTTGGACAAATGATCCCCCAGACAGAAAATGCTCAGTTAAAACAGACTTTAAAACAGATGAGAAACCAGAGCGAAATGTCACAGGAAGAGATCTATCAGATCGCAAGAGCAAAAAGCTATTATGTTCCTGCGGCAAAAGCAACACCGGAAGAAGTATCTCATGTAAAGAATGTACTGACACAGTTATCTGCTCAGTAA
- a CDS encoding ABC transporter permease, giving the protein MLFKLSVKNIRKSLKDYAIYFMTLILGVAIFYIFNSLDSQQAMTDLTSSTKEIIKLMITMLSGISVFVSCILAFLIVYANNFLIKRRKKEFGVYMTLGMGKGQISRILVGETFLIGLLSLAVGLFIGVLGAQFMSVLVVKMFEVDMESYVFVFSKTAFFKTILYFGIMYLAVLVFNTVTISKCSLIDLLSAGKKTEQVKMKKPAACIALFLFSAAILGVLYYLVSVVPNKLDTRSCGIVIALGCLATFLFFWSLSGFLLQMMKRNRKYYLKDLNAFVLRQINSKVNTTVFAMTIICIMLFMTITVLSSGLGMNHSFRESLKEMTPVDVNTEYLPPEGESAGISVSDKLREEGFDLTAFRDDYVDMGIYATDQLTMGLTIGDNMETVTKNFMFLSADQLEDIVRLSDYNRLAKLYGSTQYDLRDDEYLVLCNMDEVKLQRDKMLKKGEKILLDGISYSPKYDQCQDGFLRMMTNRINPGVYILPDHAVKDEWRIGGFLAADYAKQDKKSVEETDIKLNDLRRESGVYSNTRTDIVSASMGLSTIITFVAIYLGIIFLISGAAILALKELSESSDNRDRYEVLRKIGADERMINRSLFKQIGIFFLMPLSLAVVHSVFGLQFVRKMMITMGEVNRFGSIITTAAILLVIYGGYFITTYLGSKRIIQGK; this is encoded by the coding sequence ATGTTATTTAAGCTTTCGGTCAAGAATATTAGAAAAAGTCTGAAGGATTATGCGATCTATTTTATGACACTGATACTGGGTGTTGCTATTTTCTATATATTTAACTCCCTGGACTCCCAGCAGGCCATGACGGATTTGACATCCTCCACAAAAGAAATCATAAAACTGATGATCACTATGTTGAGCGGCATCTCAGTGTTTGTCTCCTGTATCCTGGCTTTTTTGATCGTTTATGCCAATAATTTTTTGATCAAGAGAAGAAAAAAGGAATTTGGGGTGTATATGACACTGGGAATGGGAAAGGGACAGATTTCCAGGATCCTTGTGGGAGAAACTTTTCTCATCGGTCTGCTGTCTCTGGCTGTGGGACTTTTTATCGGCGTGCTGGGCGCGCAGTTTATGTCTGTGCTGGTGGTAAAAATGTTTGAGGTGGATATGGAGTCTTATGTCTTTGTATTCTCCAAAACGGCTTTTTTCAAGACGATTCTATATTTTGGGATCATGTACCTGGCAGTGTTGGTATTCAATACAGTCACCATCTCAAAATGCAGCCTGATAGATCTGTTATCCGCCGGAAAAAAGACAGAGCAGGTGAAAATGAAAAAGCCCGCGGCCTGCATAGCATTGTTTCTGTTTTCCGCCGCCATTTTGGGAGTTCTTTACTACCTGGTGTCTGTTGTTCCGAATAAACTGGATACCAGGTCCTGCGGTATCGTGATCGCCCTGGGATGTCTGGCCACTTTCCTGTTTTTCTGGTCCCTGTCAGGATTCCTTCTGCAGATGATGAAGAGAAACAGAAAATATTATCTGAAGGATCTAAATGCCTTTGTTCTCAGGCAGATCAACAGCAAGGTCAATACCACGGTATTTGCCATGACCATCATCTGTATCATGCTTTTTATGACCATCACGGTCCTCTCCAGCGGTCTGGGAATGAATCATTCTTTCAGAGAGTCTTTAAAAGAAATGACACCGGTGGATGTGAACACGGAATACCTGCCGCCGGAAGGGGAAAGTGCCGGGATTTCTGTTTCAGATAAGCTGCGGGAGGAAGGTTTTGATCTGACTGCTTTTAGAGATGACTATGTGGATATGGGAATCTACGCCACAGATCAGCTTACCATGGGGCTTACCATTGGCGATAACATGGAAACAGTGACAAAAAACTTTATGTTTTTGAGCGCGGATCAGCTGGAGGATATAGTCAGGCTTTCGGATTACAACCGTCTTGCAAAGCTTTACGGCAGTACGCAGTATGATCTGAGGGATGACGAATATCTGGTGCTCTGCAATATGGACGAGGTGAAGCTGCAGAGAGACAAAATGCTGAAAAAAGGAGAAAAGATCCTGTTGGACGGTATATCCTACTCACCCAAATATGACCAGTGCCAGGATGGCTTTTTACGGATGATGACAAACCGTATTAACCCGGGGGTTTATATCCTTCCCGACCATGCCGTGAAAGATGAGTGGAGGATTGGCGGTTTTTTGGCCGCTGATTATGCCAAACAGGATAAAAAAAGTGTGGAGGAGACAGACATAAAACTCAATGATCTGCGAAGGGAGAGCGGTGTTTACAGCAATACCAGGACTGATATTGTGTCTGCCAGCATGGGCCTGTCTACGATCATTACATTTGTTGCCATCTATCTTGGGATAATATTCCTTATTTCCGGAGCCGCCATACTGGCTTTGAAGGAACTCTCTGAAAGCTCTGATAACCGTGACAGATATGAGGTGCTGCGGAAGATTGGTGCGGATGAGCGCATGATAAACCGCTCTTTGTTTAAACAAATTGGAATATTCTTCCTTATGCCTCTGAGTCTGGCAGTGGTACATTCCGTTTTTGGCCTGCAGTTTGTGAGAAAAATGATGATAACCATGGGAGAAGTGAACCGCTTTGGATCGATCATCACTACAGCGGCTATTCTGCTGGTTATTTACGGCGGCTATTTTATCACCACGTATCTGGGCAGTAAACGAATTATTCAGGGAAAATGA
- a CDS encoding ABC transporter ATP-binding protein, producing MNTVLEVANVEKYYGNKSNLTKALDGISFSVEEGEFVGIMGASGSGKTTLLNCVSTIDHVTSGKIIVNDIDVTKLRGNHLNRFRREELGFIFQDFNLLDTLTAYENISLALTIQRVSPAKIHKSVKEIAEKLGIEDVLEKYPYQMSGGQKQRVACARAMITNPQIVMADEPTGALDSKSARMLLESFQYLNQQMAATILMVTHDAFTASYANRILFIKDGKLFNELVKGRDTRKEFFNRIIEVVTLLGGELNDVI from the coding sequence ATGAATACAGTATTAGAAGTAGCAAATGTGGAAAAATATTATGGAAATAAAAGTAACCTGACAAAGGCCCTGGACGGGATCAGCTTTTCTGTGGAGGAAGGGGAATTTGTGGGGATCATGGGGGCCTCGGGAAGCGGAAAGACGACGCTCCTCAACTGCGTCTCCACTATAGACCATGTGACAAGCGGAAAAATCATTGTCAATGATATTGATGTGACAAAGCTCAGGGGAAATCATCTCAACCGGTTCAGAAGGGAGGAGCTTGGCTTTATCTTTCAGGATTTTAATCTTCTGGATACCCTGACTGCCTATGAAAATATTTCTCTGGCACTTACCATCCAGCGTGTCAGTCCGGCAAAGATTCACAAGTCGGTAAAGGAAATTGCTGAAAAACTGGGAATTGAGGATGTTTTGGAAAAATACCCCTACCAAATGTCAGGAGGACAGAAACAGCGTGTGGCCTGTGCAAGAGCCATGATCACAAATCCCCAGATCGTTATGGCGGATGAGCCTACCGGTGCGCTGGATTCCAAATCTGCCAGAATGCTGCTGGAGAGCTTCCAGTACCTGAATCAGCAGATGGCAGCTACCATTCTCATGGTCACACATGACGCATTTACAGCCAGCTATGCCAATCGGATCCTTTTTATCAAGGATGGAAAGCTGTTCAATGAGCTGGTAAAGGGAAGAGATACGAGAAAAGAGTTTTTCAACCGTATCATTGAGGTGGTTACTCTCCTGGGAGGTGAGCTGAACGATGTTATTTAA